One bacterium genomic window, CAGGTGCGGGATCGTGCTCGCGGGGCCCGGGTCCACCACGTAGGCCTCGCCGCCGCGCCGCCGCAGCCAGCAGCTGATGAACTTGCGGTAGCCGCGGCGCGGCTGGTCGAGGTCGATGAGGGTCAGGTCGTCCATGGGGCTCCCGTCGGCGCTCAGGCTTCGGCCGTGTCGGCGAGCCCGTCGAGCCAGGTCAGGGCCGCCTCGGCGCGACGCGTCACGTGGCGTTCGGCCATGGCCCACGCCTTGCGCTCGCGCGACAGCGGCAGGTGCTGGAAGAGGAGGTCGGCGAGCAGCCCGGTGTCCAGGCCGGCGGAGAGCTCCACGCCGGGCAGCATGCGCGAGGCCACGGCGTCGCGCAGCCGCGGGGCCAGGGCCGCGTCGCGCTGCGGCTCTCCGGGCTCGTCGTCCAGGATTTCGGCGTGGACGCGGCGGTAGAGGCGGTCGCTCGGCGCCTCTTCGATGCGCAGGCGGTCGAGGCCCAGCAGCCAGATCAGGTAGCGGCCGTCGTCGAGGCGACGGTGGCTGACGATCTCGCCCAGGCCGGCGAACGGCAGCACGGCGGGACCG contains:
- a CDS encoding LON peptidase substrate-binding domain-containing protein, with product MTPPGLRRITDLPLFPLPDAFLFPGALVPLHVFEPRYLRLVDDLLDTAGRLALGCLDPAGRPSFRGPAVLPFAGLGEIVSHRRLDDGRYLIWLLGLDRLRIEEAPSDRLYRRVHAEILDDEPGEPQRDAALAPRLRDAVASRMLPGVELSAGLDTGLLADLLFQHLPLSRERKAWAMAERHVTRRAEAALTWLDGLADTAEA